The Polynucleobacter sp. HIN7 genomic interval ATTTTGGGCTTAGAGAAGAAAACCCGCTTTTACCAAGCATCGACCTCTGAGCTTTATGGCCTAGTACAGGAGATCCCGCAAAAGGAAACGACCCCCTTTTATCCTAGAAGCCCCTATGCAGTCGCGAAACTCTATGCTTACTGGATTACCGTGAACTACCGGGAAGCCTACGGCATGTATGCGTGTAACGGCATTCTCTTTAACCATGAATCCAAACGCCGCGGCGAGACCTTTGTCACGCGCAAAGTCACCCGGGGCCTTGCGAATATCGCCCAGGGCTTAGAGAAATGCCTCTACATGGGTAATATCGATGCGCTTCGCGATTGGGGTCATGCCAAAGACTACGTACGTATGCAGTGGTTGATGCTCCAACAAGACAGGCCCGAGGATTTTGTGATTGCGACTGGCGTGCAATATACGGTGCGTGAGTTCATTCAAAAGAGCGCCAACGAGTTAGGAATTGCACTCAGATTTGAAGGCAAAGCGGAGGCCGAGAAGGCGATCGTGGCCAAGATTGAGGGGGATAAGGCCCCCGCTCTTAAAGTGGGCGATGTGATTGTGCAAATCGATCCCCATTACTACCGCCCCACCGAAGTCGAGACTCTCCTGGGTGATCCCACCAAGGCCAAAGAGAAGCTCGGTTGGGTCCCTGAGATTACTTTGGATCAAATGATTCAAGAGATGGTGACTCACGATCTTGAAAAAGCCAAGCAGCATGCATTACTAAAACAGCATGGTTATGCGGTGGCAGTGGGTAAGGAAAAATAATTGAAAAGTAAGCAAAAAGTAAGCAAAGAGTAAGCAAAAAGTAATCGAACGGCAAAACACGCTTAACTCTCTAGTAACGAATTTAGGACTCTTCTTGGCAACCGATCTTCAGCAAAAAATCTACATCGCGGGCCACCGGGGTATGGTGGGATCAGCCATTGTGCGAGAGTTAGAGCGCCAAGGGTATACCAATCTCATTTATCGCACGCACCAGGAATTGGATCTTACCAATCAAGCCGCAGTTCGTGATTTTTTTGAGACTGAAAAACCCGATCAGGTGTATTTAGCCGCAGCCAAGGTAGGCGGGATTTATGCCAATAACACCTATCCTGCACAATTCATTTATGAGAACCTGATGGTGCAAAACAACGTAATTCATCAGGCGTTTATGAGCGGCGTTAAAAAACTCTTGTTTTTAGGGTCAAGCTGCATTTATCCCAAGTTAGTCCCGCAACCCATGGCGGAGGATGCACTCTTGACTGGGAAGCTCGAGCCCACCAATGAACCCTATGCGATTGCCAAAATTGCAGGAATCAAAATGTGCGAAAGTTATAACCGCCAATACGGCAAAAGCCATGGGGTGGACTATCGCTCGGTGATGCCCACCAATCTGTATGGCCCAGGGGATAATTACCATCCTGAAAATAGCCACGTGATTCCGGCACTCATTCGGCGTTTTCATGAGGCAAAGATCAATCGCTCACCCGAGGTCACGATTTGGGGAACTGGTACTCCCAAGCGTGAATTTTTATATGTCGATGATATGGCTGCTGCTAGCGTGTTTGTCATGCAGCTCGATCCAGTAGCCTATGAAGCACAAACTGAGCCC includes:
- the gmd gene encoding GDP-mannose 4,6-dehydratase, with the protein product MSKNQAKVALITGITGQDGSYLAEFLLEKGYVVHGIKRRASLFNTERIDHLYEDPHVNHPHLILHYGDLTDTSNLVRIIQQTQPDEIYNLGAQSHVAVSFESPEYTADVDAIGALRMLEAIRILGLEKKTRFYQASTSELYGLVQEIPQKETTPFYPRSPYAVAKLYAYWITVNYREAYGMYACNGILFNHESKRRGETFVTRKVTRGLANIAQGLEKCLYMGNIDALRDWGHAKDYVRMQWLMLQQDRPEDFVIATGVQYTVREFIQKSANELGIALRFEGKAEAEKAIVAKIEGDKAPALKVGDVIVQIDPHYYRPTEVETLLGDPTKAKEKLGWVPEITLDQMIQEMVTHDLEKAKQHALLKQHGYAVAVGKEK
- the fcl gene encoding GDP-L-fucose synthase; this encodes MATDLQQKIYIAGHRGMVGSAIVRELERQGYTNLIYRTHQELDLTNQAAVRDFFETEKPDQVYLAAAKVGGIYANNTYPAQFIYENLMVQNNVIHQAFMSGVKKLLFLGSSCIYPKLVPQPMAEDALLTGKLEPTNEPYAIAKIAGIKMCESYNRQYGKSHGVDYRSVMPTNLYGPGDNYHPENSHVIPALIRRFHEAKINRSPEVTIWGTGTPKREFLYVDDMAAASVFVMQLDPVAYEAQTEPMQSHINVGFGSDITIAQLADAIAKATGYQGQITFDPTKPDGSPRKLMDSKRLNRLGWSPKVGLKEGLATAYEEYVKLNLRK